In Ferrigenium kumadai, the DNA window GAAGCGCCCGGCGAATGCCGGCGAGCCGTTCGACCTCCACAGGCGTCTGGGCGGCAAGTGTCCGGTGTGCGGGAGCCACATCGTGCGCGAGGAAGGCGAGGCCGACTGGCGTTGCAGCGGAGGCCTGTTCTGCCCCGCGCAGCGCCAGGCGGCGCTGCTGCATTTCGCCAGCCGCCGCGCGATGGATATCGAAGGGCTGGGCTACAAGCTGGTCGAGCAGCTGGTGGAGCAGCAAATCGTGCGGACGCCCGCTGATGTGTACCAATTGGGCATGTCGGCGCTGGTCGATCTGGAACGCATGGGCGAGAAATCCGCGCTCAACCTGCTGGGCGCGATCGAGCAGAGCAAGCGCACCACGCTGGCGCGTTTCATCTATGCCCTGGGAATCCGCAACGTGGGCGAGGCGACGGCGAAGGATTTGGCGCGGCATTTCGGCAAACTGGAGAATCTGATGGATGCCGATGAAGCGGCGTTGCAGCAGGTGCCCGATGTCGGCCCCGTGGTGGCGCAAAGCATCGTTGCTTTTTTTGCGGAGCCGCACAACATCGAAGTCGTCAGGGCGCTGCGCGCCCACGGCGTGCAATGGGCGGAACACGAGGTGCAGGCTGTGCGAGAATCGCCTCTCGGCGGCAAGACCTTCGTGTTGACCGGCACACTGAGCGGAATGACACGTGACGAGGCCAAGGAAAAACTTGAAGCACTCGGCGCGAAAGTGGCGGGCAGCGTGTCGAAGAAAACCGGCTACGTGGTGGCGGGAGCGGAGGCGGGAAGCAAACTGGACAAAGCGCTGGAGCTGGGCGTTCCGGTGCTGGACGAGGAAAAATTTATGCAGATGCTAGAGGAGAACAAGTGATGACCTGGGTAGTTCCTGCCGATAGTTCGGAGAGACAGCAAGGCCGCTTTGAACGGCGTGGCGAGAAGATCACCACGGCGGTTTTTCCTGTGGCGGGGATGGGCAGCCGCTTCCTGCCTGCGACCAAGGCCAGCCCGAAGGAGATGATGCCCGTCGTGGACAAGCCGCTGATCCAGTACGCGGTGGAAGAGGCCGTGGACGCGGGCATCACCGACATGGTGTTCATCACCGGGCGCAACAAGCGCGCGATCGAAGACCATTTCGACAAGGCATACGAGCTGGAAGCCGAACTGGCGATGCGCGGCAAGGACGAGTTGTTGCGCCTGGTTCAGGAGATCATTCCCAATCACATCAATTGCATCTTCATCCGCCAGCCCGAGCCGCTGGGTCTGGGGCATGCCGTGTTGTGCGCAATGCCGGTGGTGAAGGACGAACCGTTCGCCGTGATACTCGCCGACGATCTGATCGACGGGGAGCTTCATCCCCCCATCGTCAGGCAGATGGTGGACGTATTCCATCAGCATCAATGTTCCATCCTCGGGGTTCAGAACGTGCCGCGCGATCAGACCGGGAGCTATGGCATCGTCGATGCCATGCCGCTGGGACCGGATATCGAACAGGTGCGAGCCATCGTCGAGAAGCCCAAGCCGGAAGATGCGCCATCCACGCTGGCGGTGGTCGGGCGCTACATCCTGACGCCGCGCATCTTCCATCATTTGCAAAGAGTGCAGGCCGGGGCGGGCGGCGAGATCCAGCTGACCGACGGCATCGCTGCCCTGATGCAGGAGGAGCGGATGCTGGCCTACCGCTTCAAGGGCACGCGCTACGATTGCGGATCCAAACTGGGCTATTTGCAGGCCACGGTGGCGCTGGGGCTGCAGCACCCGGAATTGCGCGACGAATTCGCTGCCTACCTGAACAGCCTGAAATAGGGCATAGCACATGAGTGTCTCGATGCGGCATGCGCGCGAACTCCTGCAACAGGCGGAGTTGCTGTATCCGGCCGAGCAGGTTCAGGAGGCGCTGCGCAATGTTGCGCGCGAGATCAATGCCGCATTATCGGAGACCCAGCCGCTGGTGCTGTCGGTGATGGGCGGCGCGGTGGTGTTTTCCGGCCAGCTGCTGCCGTTGCTCGATTTTCCGCTGGACTTCGATTACGTCCACGTGTCGCGCTACGGCGATGCGCGGCAGGGCGGACAGATGCACTGGAAGGTCGCACCGCGCGAGACGGTGCGCGGTCGCGTGGTGCTGGTGCTGGACGACATTCTCGATGAAGGCCATACTTTGGACGCAGTGCGCCAGCGGGTGATGGAACTGGGGGCGAGCAAATTCTATAGCGCGGTGTTCGTCGACAAGCAGCATGGCCGGGATAAACCCATCCATGCCGATTTCGTCGGACTGGAAGTGCCCGACCGCTTCGTGTTCGGGTACGGCATGGATGTCGAAGGCGCGTGGCGCAATCTGCCCGCGATTTATGCAGTCAGGGAAGGATAAAGTATGTTGGCAGTGATTGGTGGTCGCGGTCTGACACAACTGGCGAATCTGGAAATTACGCACCGGCAGGTGATGCGCACACCTTATGGCGAGCCTTCAGGTGCGTTTCTGTTCGGCACGCTCAACCAGCATGAGGTGATCTTCCTCGCGCGGCACGGTTACGGCTACACCATTCCGCCGCACCTCGTGAACTACCGCGCCAACCTGTGGGCATTGCGCGAGCAGGGCGTGAGCGAGGTCGTGTCGGTCGCCACGGTGGGCAGCATCCGCGCAGACCTGGTTCCCGGCTCCATCGTCGTGCCGGACCAGATCATCGACTACACCCACGGTCGCGATGCCACATTCTTCGACACCCGCGACAAGATATATACCAATATCGACTTTACCCAGCCGTATAGCGCGGAGCTGCGCAAACGCATCCTGCGAAGTGCGCGCACCGCACAACAGCTCTGCCTGGATGGCGGTGTGTATGCCGCGACCCAGGGGCCGCGCCTGGACAGCGTCGCCGAGATCAATCGCTACGAACGCGACGGCGCGGACATGGTCGGCATGACCGGCATGCCCGAAACCGCACTGGCTATGGAACTGGAGCTCAAATATGCCGCCATCGCCGTGGTCGCGAATTATGCCGCGGGACGAGGCGACAGCAAGAACGGCATCAACATGGAGAGCGTCAATGCCACCGCCAGCGCGGCGATGGAGCGAGTGCGCAGCATTCTCGAGCGTGTGGTGAACGGCGTCGGCGAGAGTCACGAGTAGGCGGAAATGGCGATCAGAGAAGTATTGCGCATGGGCGATGTGCGCCTGCAGCAGTCGGCGGAACCGGTCAGCAACTTCGGCAACGGCGAGTTGCGCGAATTGCTGCAGGACATGCGCGACACCATGCAGGCATCGAACGGCGTGGGCTTGGCGGCGCCGCAGATCGGCGTGGGGCTGCGCGTGGTAATCTTCGGCGTGCAACGGAATTCACGTTATCCCGATGCCGATAGTGTGCCGGAGACGGTGCTGATCAATCCCGTCATCACGCCGCTGGACGACCAGCTCGAAGAGGCGTGGGAAGGCTGTTTGAGCCTGCCAGGATTGCGGGGGCTGGTTCCGCGTTTTCGCAACATCCGTTATCGGGGATACGATGAACACGGCACGCCGATAGACCGGACGGTGAGCGGTTTCCATGCGCGCGTGGTGCAACACGAATGCGATCATCTGGACGGTATGCTCTACCCGATGCGCATGACGGATATGGGCCGTTTCGGCTACACCGAGGAACTGTTTCCCGGACGCGAGATGCAGGACGATTAACCAAAGGAGGAGAGCCATGAACAGAAGGGAATTGTTGTTGGGCGGGGTGGCATTGGCCGGTGCGGCGATGGTAGGGCGCGCACAAGCTGCGACGCACGAGCACATGCATCATCACGGTGCACCGGCCCAGGCCGGGTTGGCCACCGCTGCCGCGGATTGCGTGCAGAAGGGGGAGGTCTGCCTGAACCACTGCTACGACCTGCTGGGAGAAGGCGACAAGGTCATGGCGGCCTGTGCCAGAAGCGTGAGCCAGGCGATGGCGGTGTGCACTGCACTGCAGCAATTGGCGAACCAGAACTCGGTTCATACGGCAAAGCTGGCTGCCGTTGCTATGGACGTGTGCAAGCAGTGCGAAGACGAATGCAAGAAACACGCGGACAAGCACGAGTCCTGCAAGGCCTGCGGCGAGAGCTGCGCAGCCTGCTACAAGGAATGCCAGAAGATCGCCATCTGAGCCGGGCGCATCGTGTAGAAGGTCAAAACGGGCAGGCTTACCTGCCCGTTATTTTTTAAGGGGCTGTTAAGATAGTCCGACTAAAGTAACCATCTTGCGACAATGGTCGTCTTGATTGAAAGGAGTGGGTAAATGAAGTGTCCTGTATGCAATGTGGACTTGCTGATGACTGACAAGCAAGGGGTGGAGATCGATTATTGTCCGACCTGCCGCGGAATATGGCTGGATCGAGGCGAGCTGGAAAAACTGATCGAGCGGATGTCGGCTGCGGAGCGCAGCTATGAAGGGCGTGAACGCCAACCCCATCAAAGTTATGGCCATCCTGGCCACGACAAACATGGCCATGAAAAACATGGTCACGACCAGCATGGCTATTCCCACGGCAAACAGGAAAGCATCTGGCACAAGATGTTCGACTTCTAGCTTTCGTTGACCTGCTTTCAGCCATAGGAAAACATGCTCGCCACTAACCTTAAGCGTTACGTCTATCTTTCCATCGCGGCTGCGCTTTCCACCATCCTGCTCAAGGGGGTGGCCTGGTGGCTGACCGGTTCCGTCGGCCTGCTTTCCGATGCGCTCGAATCCTTCGTCAACCTGGCTGGGGCGCTGATGGCACTGGCCATGCTGTCGCTGGCGATGGTGCCGGCGGACGAGGATCATGCACACGGACACGGTAAGGCGGAATACTTCTCCAGCGCTTTTGAAGGCTTCCTCATCCTTGTCGCTGCCGTCAGCATCGGCTACGCGGCGATCGAGCGCCTGCTCAATCCGCAGGCACTCGAATCGGTCGGCATCGGCCTGCTCGTATCGGTGGCGGCTTCACTGATCAATCTCTTTACTGCTCGCGCCCTGATGTCGGTGGGGCGCAAACACAACTCCATCACGCTGGAGGCGGATGCCCACCATTTGCTTACCGATGTGTGGACTTCCGTGGGCGTCATCGCCGGTGTGGGCCTGGTGTGGCTGACCGGCTGGCTATGGCTCGACCCGGTCATCGCGCTGCTGGTGGCGGCGAATATCGTGTGGACCGGCTGGCAGCTGCTCAGCCGGTCCGCTTCGGGGCTGATGGACGCATCCATTCCAGAGGAGCAGCGCAAGGCGGTCATGGCTGTGCTGGAAGGTTACCGCCACCAAGGGATCGAATTCCACGCTCTGCGCACGCGCCAGGCTGGCATGCGCGCCTTCGTCACGCTGCATGTCCTGGTACCCGGCGCATGGACGGTACAGCAAGGCCACGACTGGCTGGAACGGATCGAGGCTGACATCCGGAATGCAGTGCCCAACGCTCATGTGACGACTCATCTGGAGCCGAAGGAAGACCCCGTGTCCTTGTCGGACGAGCCGCTTGACCGCCCCTGAGCGGCGGCTTACCGAGTTTCCGGAAAGTGTACCGACACGGCGAGTCCGCTGTGTCCGGTGGCCTGCCTGAATTCGGCATTCGCATGGTGCAGGGCGGCGATCCGCAACACGATGGACAGTCCCAGCCCGACCCCTTCCGGCCCGGACGGATCAAGGCGGCTGAAGCGCTTGCCCAGCAGAGGCAGCTTGTCCGTATCCACGCCGAGGCCGCTGTCGGTGATGGCCAGCGTTTTCCCTTCGAGCGCAATCGTTACATGTCCGCCCCGCGGGGTGTAGCGGATGGCGTTGTCCAGCAGGTTGCGCAGCATGATGCGCAGCAATTCTTCCGAGGCGGAAATCTTGATGGGCGTCTCGGCACGAAGCTCCAGAGCGATGTTTTTCGCTAGCGCATCCGGCGCGAGTTCCGCGCTGCATGACCGTGCCAGTTCGACCAGGTCGACCGGCTCGAGCAGCGCAGGGGCGGTGAGTTCGTCGAGCCGGGACAGCGTGAGCAACTGCCCGACCAGATGCGACATGCGCTCCGTTCCTTGCAGGGACTTGGCGAGGCATTCGCTGCGCTCGATGTCGCTGGAGGAAAGCTGCGCCGCCTGCAGCTGAGCTTGCAACGCGGCGAGCGGGGTGCGTAACTCGTGGGCGGCATCTGCGGTAAAGCGGCGCTCGTTTTCGAGCACCCCCGCAGTGCGGACGAGCAGGCTGTTCAGCGCTTCCACGACGGGGGTGATTTCCCGCGGTGTGTCGCCCGGCGTCACCGTAGTGAGCTGTTCAGGCGAGAGTCGCCGCAGAGACTCGGTGAGACGGCGCAGCGGGCTCAGGCCGAACCGGATCGCCAGGATGGCGAACAGCGCCAGCACCGGCAATCCGAACAGGAAAGGCGTGACGTTGTGCAGCGCCACTTCGCGCGCCAGTTCCTCGCGCACCGTATCGCTTTGCCCAACCAGCACGTCGATATCGCGCTCCTCATCGTGTTGCCGGTAGAAGCGCCAGTGCCTTCCGTTCCATTCGCCGCTGCTGAATTTCTCCTCGGGCAACTGGTGTATGGGCATGGTGAATTCGCTGTTCGAGCGCAATAGCACACGCGCCGGCTTTTCCTCGGTGTCCCATATCTCGAATACAAAATCCTGCTGGTATTTGTGTGCAGGCGGCGGGAGTGGCGCCGCCCGGTCATCGTCCAGGTCGGTTGCGACGGAGAGCAGGCTTTGGGCAAACTGGGCCAGCTGAGCGTCGAACAGCTCGTCCGCCTCGTGCAGCGCGTTCCTGTAGCTTTCGTAGCCCGCGATGATGCCGAACAGCATCACGGCACCGAGCAGCAGCAGGGCGAGGCGGTTCTGCAACGACATTGTCTGCTTGCTCATGACGGCTGCCTCACGGTGTAGCCGATGCCGCGCAGGGTCTGGATGAAATCGCTGCCCAGCTTCTTGCGCAGATGGTGGATGAACACCTCGATGGTGTTGCTGTCGGTGCTGTCTCCCCAGCCGTAGATGCTCTGCTCCAGCTGGGCGCGGGTCAGCACCCGTCCGGCATTCTGCACCAATAATTCGAGCACGGCGAATTCCTTGGTGGAGAGTTCGACGATGTTGCCCTTGAGCCATGCCTGGCGGGTATCCGGATCGAGTTCCACATCGCCGACCTGGATGCGCGGCGTGGCGCGTCCTGCAGTGCGGCGGATCAAGGCGCGCAGGCGGGCGGCGAGTTCTTCCATGTCCACGGGTTTGATGACGTAGTCGTCGGCACCCAGGCTGAAGCCCTTGAGTTTGTCGAGCTTGTCGTCGCGCGCCGTTAGGATCAGGATGGGCGTGCGCAACCCCTTTTCTCTGGCCGCCTGCAGCAGGGCGAAACCGTCGCGGTGAGGCAGGCCCAGGTCCAGCACGATGGCATCGTATTCCTCGCCGGACAGGGCATTCAGGGCCTGCCGTCCGTCCTGCAGCCAGTCGACGGTGAAGCCCAGATGGCCGAGGCTTTTCCGGGTGCCGTCCCCGAGCAGGGCATCGTCTTCCACCAGCAGGATTCTCATGATTCTCCCAATATTTTTTCAGTCATTAAGCGGCGGTTAAGAATCGCTCGCCACACTGCGCACGTGGTAAATTCGTGCACTCGATAGGAGCTTATTATGACTGTGAAAAAACTTTGTATCACCCTGATGTTGCTGGCCGGTGCCTCCACCGCAATGGCGGAGACTCCCAAGGATATCCTTTCCGCCTACAGCGCCGAAGCCGGCAGCGGTTACGTTCCGTCCGCCGAGCGGGGCAAGAGCCTGTTCCTCAAGGACTGGGGCGTGTCCAAGGATATGCCGAGCTGTGCCGCATGCCACACCAAGGATATCAATGCCGCGGGCAAGCACGTCACCACTGGCAAGACCATCGAGCCTCTCGCGCCGGCCGTCAATCCGGAGCGCTTCACTTCGGCGAAGAAGGTCGCGAAGTGGTTCAAGCGTAACTGCAACGATGTGATCGGCCGTGAATGCACGGCCGCCGAGAAGGCTGACTTCATCCAGTTCGCCATCAAGGGAGGCAAGGCATGAAACGGTTAGCAGTATTGTTGTTGGCATTGGCGGGGATGAACTTCGCGCACGCGGAAGGCCACAAGATGGCGATCCCGGATAACGTCAAGTGGAAGGAAGAATGCGGCAGCTGCCATATCGCCTATCCGCCGAAGCTGCTGACGGCGGATAACTGGCGGAAGCTGATGGGGGGGCTGAACAAGCACTTCGGTGCGAATGCCGAGCTCGACGCCAAGGACAACAAGGAGATTTTGGCCTTTCTGGAACGCAATGCGGGCAGCGGCGAACGATACAGTGCAGCCAGCTTGCGCATAACCGACACGCCCTGGTTCAAGCGCGAGCACCGCGAGGTGTCTCCCAATGAGTGGGTTCATCCCCAGGTGAAGAGCCGTTCGAACTGCTCGGCCTGCCACCAGAACGTCGCGCGCAACATCTGGTCTGAGCGCGACATCCGCATGCCGGGCGGGCGGCGCATGGGCGACGACGATGACGACGATTGATCGTCCGTCCTGTTGTCAAAAATGAGGAGCGTGCCATGGATAAAGTGAAGGTCTGGGATCTGCCCACACGCGTCGGCCACTGGTCGCTGGTGATCGCTTTTACCGTGGCCTGGTTGAGCGGGGACAGCGAGCACTGGCGGCTGGTGCATGTCGTTGCGGGTTACGTGATGGCAGGCGTGCTGGTGTTCCGTATCTTCTGGGGCCTGGCCGGTTCGCGCCATGCGCGTTTCTCGTCCTTTCTGTTCTCCCCGCGCGATGCTGCGGCTTACCTGAAGGGGCTGTTGAAAGGCGAGGGCCGTCATTGGGTGGGGCACAACCCCGCGGGCAGCTATGCGATATATGGGCTGATCCTGCTGGGCTTCTCGGTGATACTGAGCGGCTGGGCAGCCTATGCCGAGGTGGGGCCGGAAGAACTGGATGATGTCCACGAAGTGCTGGTGAACGTCATGCTGGGGCTGGTCGGCCTGCATGTCACGGGCGCCATCGCGAGCAGCCTGCTGCATCGCGAGAACCTGATCCGCGGCATGGTGACCGGCTACAAGCGCGGCCATCCCGAAGAGGCGATTCCCGGCATGAGGGCCGCATGGCTTCTGCTGCTGTTCGGCTGCATGATCGCAGCCGGATGGTACGGTTTCGTCAGTTAGCTTACGTTATCCCGCGTTTGGATGCTCCATCTTCGCAGCTTGCGTAGGATGGGTTGAGCATCGCGATACCTATCGTTCTCCTGATGGGTATCCTTCGTCAACCCATCCTACGGCAGCAGGCGGATCGCCACAAATGAGCAGTCACTCTACCTTGTCGGGTGCACCATCTCCGCTGGGATCACCCAGCGGTCGAAATCTTCCGCAGTGACATAGCCCAGCGCGATGGCCGTTTGTTTCAGCGTGCTGCCGTCGTGGTGCGCACGCTTGGCGATCTCGGCGGCGCGGTCGTAACCGATGTGCGGCGTCAGCGCGGTTACCAGCATCAGTGATTTTTCCATCTGTTCTTCGATGCGCGTCTCGTTGGCCTCGATGCCACGCGCGCAGTGCTCCTCAAAACTCGCCATGCCGTCAGCCAGCAGGCGCACGCTCTGCAGGAAGTTGTGCGCGATCATCGGACGGAACACGTTCAGCTCGAAGTTGCCGGAGGCGCCGCCGAAGTTGATGGCGACGTCGTTGCCGAACACTTGGCAGCACAGCATGGTCAGCGCCTCGCACTGCGTCGGGTTCACCTTGCCTGGCATGATCGAGCTGCCCGGCTCGTTCTCGGGGATGGTGATCTCGCCCAGGCCGGAGCGCGGGCCGGAGGCGAGCCAGCGCACGTCGTTGGCGATCTTCATCAGCGCGGCGGCGAGGGTCTTGAGCGCGCCGTGCGCTGCGACCAGTTCATCATTCGCGGCCAGCGCGGCGAACTTGTTGGAAGCGCTTGCGAAGGGCAGGCCGCTGCTGAGCTTGAGCACGGCGGCGACGCGGTCGCCAAACTCGACATGCGTATTCAACCCGGTGCCGACGGCGGTGCCGCCCACCGCAAGCTGGTGCAGCGGCCCCAGGGCGGCCGTGATCGCCGCTTCTGCATGGTGCAACTGCGCCACATAGCCGGAGAACTCTTGTCCCAGCGTCAGCGGCGTCGCATCCTGCAAGTGGGTGCGGCCGATCTTGACGATGTCGGCGAAGGCTTCGGCCTTCTGCGCCAGCGTCGCGCGCAGGGTGCGAAGCGAGGGCAACAGCCGATGCGCGACGGCGCCTGTCGCGGCGACGTGCATCGCGGTGGGGAAGATGTCGTTGGACGACTGGCCGAGGTTCACCTCGTCATTGGGGTGTACCTTGCGCGCCGTGCCGCGCACGCCGCCGAGCATCTCCGAGGCGCGGTTGGCGAGCACTTCGTTCATATTCATGTTGCTCTGCGTGCCCGAGCCGGTCTGCCACACCGACAGAGGGAACTCCTGCGCATGCTGGCCGGCGAGCACCTCGTCGGCCGCCTGCACGATGGCGTTGGCCTTCTCCTCGCTCAGCAGCCCGAGTTCGCGGTTGACCAGCGCGGCGGCGCGTTTCACCTCCGCCAGCGCGAGGACGACCTCATCCGGCATGCGCTCGCTGGAGATGTGGAAGTACTGCAGCGAGCGCTGCGTCTGTGCGCCCCACAGGTGTTCGGCAGGCACCTCGATGGGGCCGAAGGAGTCGCGTTCCGTTCTGGTGGTCATAATGTTTTTCCTATCGATAATTCAATAGCGTCATTGAACCCTACAGCTTATTTCGACACCAGTTCGCGCAGCACGAAGGGCAGAATGCCGCCGTTCTTGTAGTAGTCCACCTCGATCGGCGTATCTATACGGAGGAGGAGCGCGACGCTTTGCGAGCTGCCATCCTTACGTGTGATGGTCAGCGTCACATCCTGCTGCGGCTTCAGGTCATCGGTGATGCCGGTGATGTCGAAGGCCTCGTCGCCTGTCAGGCCGAGCGAGGCCGCGCTGTCGCCGCCCTTGAATTGCAGCGGCAGCACGCCCATGCCCACCAGGTTGCTGCGGTGGATGCGCTCGTAGCTCTTCGCGATCACCGCCTTCACGCCCAGCAGTTGGGTGCCCTTGGCAGCCCAGTCGCGGCTGGAACCGGTGCCGTATTCCTCACCCGCGAAGATGACGGTCGGCGTGCCGTCGGCGATGTGCTTCATCGCGGCGTCGTAGATCGCCATCTGTTCGCCCTTGTACAGGGTATAGCCGCCTTCGACGCGGGAACCGTCTTCCTTCGGCGGCAGCATCAGGTTCTTGATGCGCACGTTGGCGAAAGTGCCGCGCATCATCACCTCGTGGTTGCCGCGGCGCGATCCATAGCTGTTGAAGTCCTTCACCTCGACTCCCTTGCTCTGCAGGTACTTGCCCGCCGGAGTGGTGGGTTTGAAGGCGCCCGCCGGGCTGATGTGGTCGGTGGTGACGGAGTCGCCGAAGATGCCCAGCGGCTTCGCGCCCTTGATGTCACCGATCTTGCCGGGCTGCATGCCGAAGCCATCGAAGAACGGCGGGCAGGCGATGTAGGTGGAGTCGTCCCACTGGTACTGGTTGCCTGTAGAGGACTGGATCGCATTCCACAGCGGAAGGTCCTTGGTCAGGTCGCTGTAGAGCGTGCGGTATGCAGCCGGATCGGCGGCGTACTTCATCACGGACAACACCTCGTGGCTGTTCGGCCAGATGTCCTTCAGGTACACCGGTTGGCCGTCCTTGCCCGAGCCCAGCGGCTCGGTGTCGAGGTCGATGTTGACCTTGCCCGCGATGGCGTAGGCCACCACCAGCGGCGGGCTGGCCAGGAAGTTGGCCTTGATGTTGCCATGGATGCGCGCTTCGAAGTTGCGGTTGCCGGACAGCACGGCAGCGGCGATCAGGTCATTCTTGACGATGGTCTCTTCCAGCATCGCGTCGAGCGGGCCGGAGTTGCCGATACATGTGGTGCAGCCGTAGGCGGCGATGCTGAAGCCGAGTTGCGCCAGCGGCTCGATCAGGCCGGCATCGCTCAGGTACTTGGTCACCACGCGCGATCCGGGGGCGAGAGAAGTCTTGATGTGCGGCTTGACGCGCAGGCCCTTCGCCACCGCCTTTTTCGCCAGCAGGCCCGCGGCCAGCAGCACGCTCGGGTTGGAAGTATTGGTGCAGGATGTGATCGCCGCGATCAGCACGTCTCCGTTGCCGATCTCGACGGGCGGCAGCATCTCGTCCGGTGTCTCGCAGCGCACCGAGGCGGTGGGGTGCTCGTCGGTCATCGCCATTTCGGTGCGGTATTTGGCGTTATCCATAGCTCCGCCGCCGGAGACCGGGACGCACACGGTGTTGCTGCGGTCCGGCAGGGCGGTGGTGTAGCGCTTGTTCAGCTCGGATGCGGGCTTGTTGAAGCCGTTCTCCGCGACGGGCTTGCTGAACAGCGTGTTGAAGGTCTCCTTCATCGCGGACAGCGCAACGCGGTCCTGCGGACGCTTCGGGCCGGCCAGCGACGGCTGGATGGTGGCGAGGTCGAGCTCCACCACGCTGCTGTAGTCG includes these proteins:
- a CDS encoding aconitate hydratase, whose translation is MSHNLFNTRQSFTLASGRQGTLYSLPALEAAGIGKISRLPVSIRIVLEAVLRNYDDKKVSEAHVRQLANWQPNAARTEEIPFVVARIVLQDFTGVPLLADLAAMRDAAAKQGKNPKIIEPLVPVNLVVDHSVQVDYYNRPDALKLNMGLEFERNNERYKFMKWGMQAFDTFKVVPPGVGIVHQVNLEYLARGVQQKEDVYYPDTLVGTDSHTTMINGIGVVGWGVGGIEAEAGMLGQPVYFLTPDVVGVHLKGKLREGVTATDLVLTVTELLRKQKVVGKFVEFFGEGTAALTLPDRATIANMAPEYGATMGFFPVDDVTVDYMRYTGRTDEEVDAFKSYFQAQNLYGIPQAGDIDYSSVVELDLATIQPSLAGPKRPQDRVALSAMKETFNTLFSKPVAENGFNKPASELNKRYTTALPDRSNTVCVPVSGGGAMDNAKYRTEMAMTDEHPTASVRCETPDEMLPPVEIGNGDVLIAAITSCTNTSNPSVLLAAGLLAKKAVAKGLRVKPHIKTSLAPGSRVVTKYLSDAGLIEPLAQLGFSIAAYGCTTCIGNSGPLDAMLEETIVKNDLIAAAVLSGNRNFEARIHGNIKANFLASPPLVVAYAIAGKVNIDLDTEPLGSGKDGQPVYLKDIWPNSHEVLSVMKYAADPAAYRTLYSDLTKDLPLWNAIQSSTGNQYQWDDSTYIACPPFFDGFGMQPGKIGDIKGAKPLGIFGDSVTTDHISPAGAFKPTTPAGKYLQSKGVEVKDFNSYGSRRGNHEVMMRGTFANVRIKNLMLPPKEDGSRVEGGYTLYKGEQMAIYDAAMKHIADGTPTVIFAGEEYGTGSSRDWAAKGTQLLGVKAVIAKSYERIHRSNLVGMGVLPLQFKGGDSAASLGLTGDEAFDITGITDDLKPQQDVTLTITRKDGSSQSVALLLRIDTPIEVDYYKNGGILPFVLRELVSK
- the fumC gene encoding class II fumarate hydratase: MTTRTERDSFGPIEVPAEHLWGAQTQRSLQYFHISSERMPDEVVLALAEVKRAAALVNRELGLLSEEKANAIVQAADEVLAGQHAQEFPLSVWQTGSGTQSNMNMNEVLANRASEMLGGVRGTARKVHPNDEVNLGQSSNDIFPTAMHVAATGAVAHRLLPSLRTLRATLAQKAEAFADIVKIGRTHLQDATPLTLGQEFSGYVAQLHHAEAAITAALGPLHQLAVGGTAVGTGLNTHVEFGDRVAAVLKLSSGLPFASASNKFAALAANDELVAAHGALKTLAAALMKIANDVRWLASGPRSGLGEITIPENEPGSSIMPGKVNPTQCEALTMLCCQVFGNDVAINFGGASGNFELNVFRPMIAHNFLQSVRLLADGMASFEEHCARGIEANETRIEEQMEKSLMLVTALTPHIGYDRAAEIAKRAHHDGSTLKQTAIALGYVTAEDFDRWVIPAEMVHPTR